A window of Benincasa hispida cultivar B227 unplaced genomic scaffold, ASM972705v1 Contig1334, whole genome shotgun sequence genomic DNA:
ATGACAGGTTGTGCCTGCTATACTGAAGGCTGCTAGAAGCaaaagagaagagagagagcAGGCTGTAGAAGAAACAGCGAAGACATTAGAACCACTTGAGAAGGAActtgaaaacaagaaatttttTGGAGGAGAAAAGATTGGATTTGTGGACATTGTTGGGGCTGTAGTAGCTTATTGGGTTCCTGCGGTTGAAGCTGGTTTTGGATTTGAGCTGTTGACAAGTAACAAGTTTCCAAATTTAAGCAAATGGAGTGAAGAGATTGTGAACCACAGCCTGGTCAAACAGGTTTTGCCTCCAAAATCTAAGCTTGTGCCCTATTTGCAAACTGTTTTAACAACCAACTATGAGAttggtttcttttccttttatctttAACACAAATCTGGATTGGGAATAAAATAAACCTCTCACCTTTTGGTTGAGAGTGTATGCTTAATAAATTTTCTTGGTACTGAAAAGGGTCGCAGTGCAAATTTGGGGCTCGACACTGGCTTGCGAAGGTGCTTGcgctttttattttttcatcattctccAGAGCATTGCGACGCTGCACTGTTTTGTAGCAAAATTAGCATTATGTCTTATAGCATCGAGGTAACGTTGGGTTGTATTTTTTTGGGAGCGTTGTGACGCTCCGAGTATTTCTGAAATGTGTTGTTTTGCTTTGGCTGAGGGGTAGAAAGGTAATTTGGCGTTGATCTTCTTCTTAAATGATTCTTTTGTCTTAATTGGGCTTGATTTAACTCCAAATTTTTCATGATGACTCCATTGATGTCACGATTgtttacttataatataaacattttaagcaaagaaTTGAAGcaaaattgagggaattaacacATAAATCATTGGTTCTTTTCAAGACCTATTTAGCTCTCGGTCATCCCGAGCAAGTTAAAAAGTAGAAATATGCATTTATTCAAGTAAAATATGAATTCATTTATTGTGACTTTttcaaagttatttttattcatagttttgatatttaaatcttatttaaatatctctaacTCTCTCTTTATCATTCAATTCCCAATTGAATTATACGTCGTTAATATATTGCATATATGTAACGCTTATTCCTTAATTCGAATATGGACACTTCAAACTCACCCGTCacattgttctaaggtttagtccgatatgagctagcaggagatctaatggacctagagatcatgagctccaacgatgcgattcgagattaattgactaaactcttttaatcgaATTAACCAACATTATTTAACTATCGGAACACCCCATTAAAGCCCAGTAGTACACTCTTCGAGATTATTTCTGTCcgcttgatttaaccatgatcaataagtTCGATCCTTCGCAGTTttattcgtatttacagcttggtcaaaattaccgttttacccttattAATACATcatttgctccttaagtctccaatgatccactaatgaacaatggTTTATGTCTACCACAATAAACAGTCCCTCTCAGTCATAGAGAATGTGGGGCATCTTATTCAAGACTAGGAACTAGTATTTAAacgggaacaacctatctgttaacTCCGAAATCGtataggagtgaatttca
This region includes:
- the LOC120068908 gene encoding probable glutathione S-transferase; this encodes VVPAILKAARSKREEREQAVEETAKTLEPLEKELENKKFFGGEKIGFVDIVGAVVAYWVPAVEAGFGFELLTSNKFPNLSKWSEEIVNHSLVKQVLPPKSKLVPYLQTVLTTNYEIGFFSFYL